A stretch of Alkaliphilus flagellatus DNA encodes these proteins:
- the murG gene encoding undecaprenyldiphospho-muramoylpentapeptide beta-N-acetylglucosaminyltransferase, giving the protein MRVILSGGGTGGHIYPAISIANKIKEKHPNAEILFIGTEKGMESDIVPKAGYSIKFVTVSYLKRKISLHNIKSAGMLFKGILEARKIIKDFRPDIVIGTGGFVCGPVVYMASKLGIKTIIHEQNVFPGLTNRILDKYVDKIALSFKEAEKYFKSKNKLVVTGNPIRGEFFNVTEEEAKEKYGIKSNLPIVLVVGGSGGALKINNTVVEMLKLYKPKNFKIILVTGKRLYKNTTENINKEDLANNHEILPYINDMPYALKACDLIVCSAGAITIAEVTAVGKSAILIPKAHTAENHQEYNANAMGSKGAAVVIREDELNGEVLNRQIGKILNNKDTLKSMEAASRKEGITDAADRIYKEIESLLNKH; this is encoded by the coding sequence ATGAGAGTGATTTTGAGTGGTGGGGGTACTGGTGGACATATTTATCCTGCAATATCTATTGCCAACAAAATTAAGGAAAAGCATCCAAATGCAGAAATATTATTTATTGGAACTGAAAAAGGTATGGAAAGTGATATTGTACCTAAGGCCGGCTATTCAATAAAGTTTGTTACCGTAAGTTATTTAAAAAGAAAAATTTCTCTTCACAATATAAAAAGTGCAGGTATGCTTTTTAAAGGTATATTAGAAGCAAGAAAGATAATAAAAGATTTTAGGCCAGATATTGTTATAGGAACAGGTGGATTTGTATGTGGTCCTGTTGTTTATATGGCATCTAAACTAGGTATTAAGACAATAATACATGAACAGAATGTATTTCCAGGTCTTACTAATCGTATTTTAGATAAGTATGTAGATAAAATTGCCCTTAGTTTTAAAGAGGCAGAAAAATACTTTAAAAGTAAGAACAAACTAGTAGTAACAGGAAACCCTATACGTGGAGAGTTTTTTAATGTTACAGAGGAAGAAGCAAAAGAAAAATATGGCATTAAGTCAAACTTACCTATTGTACTTGTTGTAGGCGGTAGTGGAGGTGCTCTTAAAATAAACAATACTGTAGTAGAGATGTTAAAGCTATATAAACCTAAAAATTTTAAGATTATTTTAGTTACTGGCAAAAGATTGTATAAAAATACAACTGAAAATATCAATAAAGAAGATTTAGCTAATAATCATGAAATACTTCCTTACATTAATGATATGCCTTATGCCCTAAAGGCCTGTGATTTGATTGTATGTAGCGCAGGTGCGATTACTATTGCAGAGGTTACAGCAGTAGGGAAGTCTGCTATACTTATTCCCAAAGCTCATACGGCCGAAAATCATCAAGAATATAATGCAAATGCTATGGGTAGTAAAGGAGCAGCAGTAGTTATTCGTGAAGACGAACTAAATGGAGAAGTATTAAATAGACAAATTGGAAAAATATTAAATAATAAGGACACCTTAAAGTCCATGGAAGCTGCAAGTAGAAAAGAAGGAATTACCGATGCTGCTGATCGTATATACAAAGAGATAGAAAGCCTTCTAAATAAACATTGA
- a CDS encoding cell division protein FtsQ/DivIB produces the protein MAAEEKSYIEKRKKARKIKTRVSSILFALVFMFWGIYYLLQSDLMNLKNIVIEGNEQVESEEIINLSNLVINRNIFKYNLKEIEKDIVSHPYIKESKVQRKLPRTITIEVKERQEYAIIPYMGSYIYIDEENIVLNASDSYIANDHILITGVEFKSFKVGEKIEATNDKGLKVVMDLLKAAKMTSIFEMISEINITEENNIRLITFDGVDVLLGEGKNPAYLMVALDEILVNLYTKNIRNVVIDMRYEGHISVKDRNTWED, from the coding sequence ATGGCGGCTGAAGAGAAAAGCTACATTGAAAAGAGAAAAAAAGCCCGTAAGATAAAGACAAGAGTTTCCAGTATATTATTTGCTTTAGTATTTATGTTTTGGGGAATATATTATTTATTACAATCAGACTTGATGAATTTAAAGAACATAGTAATAGAGGGTAATGAACAAGTGGAATCAGAAGAAATTATTAATCTTTCTAATTTAGTTATTAATAGAAATATATTCAAGTATAATCTGAAAGAAATAGAAAAAGACATAGTATCTCATCCATACATTAAAGAATCGAAGGTACAGAGAAAACTTCCTAGAACTATTACAATTGAAGTGAAGGAACGACAAGAATATGCTATAATACCATATATGGGGTCATATATATATATAGACGAAGAAAATATAGTGCTAAATGCATCGGATAGTTATATTGCTAATGATCATATATTAATTACAGGTGTAGAATTTAAAAGTTTTAAGGTAGGCGAAAAGATTGAGGCTACTAATGATAAAGGATTGAAGGTTGTTATGGATTTGCTAAAAGCGGCAAAGATGACTTCAATATTTGAGATGATATCTGAAATTAATATTACCGAGGAAAATAATATTCGTTTAATTACCTTTGATGGTGTAGATGTATTGTTAGGTGAAGGGAAAAATCCTGCCTATCTTATGGTAGCCTTAGATGAAATACTAGTTAATCTATATACAAAAAACATTAGAAATGTTGTAATTGATATGAGATATGAAGGTCACATTTCTGTAAAAGATAGGAATACATGGGAGGACTAG
- the murA gene encoding UDP-N-acetylglucosamine 1-carboxyvinyltransferase has product MSKLIIDGGNRIGGEVRVGGAKNSVLPILAATVLNGGINVVHDIPKLLDVDIMEKILTSLGCSVKRENGTIVVNSKELTNYEIPEELVREMRSSIIFLGAMLSRCGKVKISYPGGCEIGPRPIDLHLKSLREMGAKIEERHGFLTCEATKLRGSDIQLDFPSVGATENIMLAAIFAKGTTVIRNAAREPEIIDLENFLNAMGAKVSGAGTATIRIEGVEKLYDVEHNIIPDRIVAGTYLIATAITKGEIVLKNVIHEHLQSTLYKLRESGCIVQIYNHSLKLIAPKEIKAVESIRTLPYPGYPTDMQAQMMSLMTLSDGITIVTENIFENRYKHANELVRMGANIKVDGRIAIVKGVAKLSGATVVAQDLRGGAALIVAGLAAEGTTIVENIKHVERGYENIHEVLGTLGARIRKQ; this is encoded by the coding sequence GTGAGTAAACTCATTATTGATGGAGGCAATAGGATTGGTGGAGAGGTTAGAGTAGGTGGGGCCAAAAATTCGGTATTACCGATTTTAGCTGCTACTGTACTAAATGGCGGTATTAATGTTGTTCACGATATACCTAAACTTTTAGATGTGGATATTATGGAAAAAATATTAACATCTTTGGGTTGTTCAGTCAAAAGAGAAAATGGAACAATTGTTGTAAATTCTAAAGAATTGACAAACTACGAAATACCAGAAGAACTAGTTAGGGAAATGAGATCATCTATAATTTTTTTAGGAGCTATGTTATCAAGATGTGGTAAGGTGAAAATAAGTTACCCAGGTGGTTGTGAAATTGGGCCAAGACCTATAGATTTACATTTGAAATCTTTACGAGAAATGGGAGCGAAAATAGAGGAAAGACATGGTTTTTTAACTTGTGAAGCTACTAAATTAAGGGGTTCTGATATTCAATTAGATTTTCCAAGTGTTGGTGCTACAGAAAATATTATGTTGGCAGCAATATTTGCTAAAGGAACAACTGTTATTAGAAATGCTGCTAGAGAACCTGAAATTATTGATTTAGAAAACTTCTTAAATGCTATGGGTGCTAAGGTTTCAGGTGCTGGAACGGCCACTATCCGTATCGAAGGCGTAGAGAAGCTATATGATGTAGAGCATAATATAATACCAGATAGAATTGTGGCTGGTACCTATTTAATAGCTACGGCTATTACAAAAGGTGAAATAGTGTTAAAAAATGTTATACATGAACATTTGCAATCAACATTGTATAAACTTAGGGAAAGTGGATGCATAGTTCAAATTTATAATCATAGTCTAAAACTTATAGCTCCTAAAGAAATTAAAGCTGTAGAATCAATTAGAACCCTACCTTATCCTGGCTATCCTACGGATATGCAAGCACAAATGATGAGTTTAATGACTCTAAGTGATGGAATAACAATAGTTACTGAGAATATATTTGAAAATCGTTATAAGCATGCTAATGAATTAGTGAGAATGGGAGCTAATATTAAAGTAGATGGACGAATAGCTATAGTTAAAGGTGTGGCCAAATTAAGTGGTGCAACAGTAGTTGCACAGGATTTAAGAGGAGGAGCTGCTTTAATAGTAGCAGGTCTAGCAGCAGAAGGTACAACAATTGTAGAGAATATAAAGCATGTAGAACGAGGATATGAAAATATCCATGAAGTGTTAGGTACATTAGGTGCTAGAATAAGAAAACAGTAA